One genomic segment of Gossypium arboreum isolate Shixiya-1 chromosome 3, ASM2569848v2, whole genome shotgun sequence includes these proteins:
- the LOC108466039 gene encoding uncharacterized protein LOC108466039, with amino-acid sequence MRPLEATYGDLAPPYRRSSSNPYEDDPKDASTRYLPLYKAVDGGDLEATKKFLDQHPDALCSSLSTDGDTALHIAVLAGHVDIVEELVGRMSALELAVKQKYGSTALNFAAIGGVTEIAELLVEKNRKLLEIPNDHEQIPLVVAALYGHRDLVQYLYLKTPIEELDPTSKNHGAILLTACIMDEFYDIALDLVQRYPLLAIAEDTDKDTALHILAQKPSAFPSGSQLTFWQRWTYKCIHLDPQKASLIASGDIEMPHEGPPHRRSFTKRVLHRISEAFWKGLKLCVPGFTSIYELKLTHLQARELLTCICREVPNLEDEIKLEAVLRKALFEAVKQGIVEFVTEIMKHYPEVVWFYDDKDRNIFFVATAERQEKIFSLIYKMGAKKNSLATHWDKDFNNMLHQAAFLAPSSRLDRVSGAALQMQRELQWFKEVESVVQPKYKEMINSHLKTPRALFSDYHKKLVEQGEQWTKETAESCTVVTALIVTIMFSAVFTVPGGYDNNSGNPIYLNQNSFLVFIVSDALSLFSSTTSLLMFLGILTSRYREEDFLQTVPTKLMVGLSMMFFSLATMMITFGVALFIVLRDRIAWVSFPIILLASLPVTLFALLQFPLLVEIFISTYGPGIFDKPKKNLCPSGSTRSSTRCFR; translated from the exons ATGAGGCCTTTGGAAGCTACTTATGGTGATTTGGCCCCTCCATATAGGAGATCATCAAGCAATCCATATGAAGATG ATCCGAAGGACGCATCAACCAGATATCTTCCATTGTACAAAGCTGTGGATGGTGGTGATTTGGAAGCTACCAAGAAATTCCTGGACCAACATCCAGATGCATTGTGCAGTAGCCTTTCCACCGATGGGGACACTGCCTTGCACATTGCGGTCCTAGCTGGCCATGTAGACATTGTTGAGGAGTTGGTAGGGCGAATGTCTGCACTAGAATTAGCAGTTAAACAGAAATATGGTTCAACAGCCCTTAATTTTGCTGCCATCGGAGGAGTAACAGAGATTGCTGAGTTATTGGTGGAAAAAAATAGAAAGTTGCTAGAAATTCCAAATGATCATGAACAGATCCCCCTAGTGGTTGCTGCTCTATATGGACATAGAGATTTAGTGCAGTATCTTTACTTGAAAACTCCCATAGAAGAGCTTGATCCCACTAGTAAAAACCATGGCGCTATTCTTCTTACTGCTTGTATTATGGATGAATTTTACG ATATTGCTTTGGATCTAGTTCAACGCTACCCGTTATTGGCAATCGCTGAAGATACTGATAAAGACACGGCCTTGCACATATTGGCTCAAAAACCATCAGCATTCCCCAGTGGATCTCAGCTTACATTTTGGCAGCGCTGGACATATAAAT GTATTCATTTGGATCCACAAAAGGCTTCTCTCATCGCTTCTGGAGACATCGAAATGCCACATGAGGGTCCGCCACATCGAAGAAGCTTCACTAAACGAG TACTTCACCGAATATCAGAAGCATTCTGGAAAGGCTTAAAACTTTGTG TCCCAGGCTTTACAAGCATATATGAGTTAAAGCTGACACATCTTCAAGCCAGAGAGCTTCTAACTTGCATTTGCCGAGAGGTACCAAATTTAGAAGATGAGATAAAACTAGAAGCTGTCTTGAGAAAAGCATTATTCGAAGCTGTTAAGCAAGGGATTGTGGAGTTTGTGACAGAGATTATGAAGCATTATCCTGAAGTGGTATGGTTCTATGATGATAAAGATCGGAACATATTTTTTGTTGCAACAGCTGAACGACAAGAAAAGATTTTTAGCCTTATATATAAAATGGGTGCTAAGAAAAACTCTTTGGCAACTCATTGGGATAAGGATTTTAACAACATGTTGCATCAAGCTGCGTTTCTAGCCCCTTCCTCTAGGCTTGATCGTGTGTCGGGTGCAGCTCTGCAGATGCAAAGGGAGCTTCAATGGTTTAAG GAAGTGGAGAGTGTTGTGCAACCCAAGTATAAGGAGATGATCAACAGCCATCTTAAAACGCCCCGAGCTTTGTTCTCAGATTATCATAAGAAATTAGTGGAACAAGGGGAGCAATGGACAAAGGAAACAGCTGAATCTTGTACTGTGGTTACTGCTCTAATCGTCACCATTATGTTCTCAGCAGTGTTTACAGTGCCTGGTGGATATGACAACAACTCTGGCAACCCAATCTACTTGAACCAGAATTCTTTCCTGGTTTTCATAGTATCAGACGCATTATCACTTTTCAGTTCCACAACTTCATTGTTGATGTTCTTAGGAATCTTGACATCTCGATACAGGGAAGAAGATTTCCTGCAGACTGTGCCTACAAAATTGATGGTTGGACTTTCCATGATGTTCTTCTCTTTAGCAACCATGATGATAACCTTTGGGGTTGCTTTGTTCATAGTTCTTCGAGACAGAATAGCATGGGTTTCCTTTCCAATTATCTTGCTTGCTAGTTTGCCGGTTACCCTTTTCGCACTGTTGCAGTTCCCTCTTCTTGTGGAGATTTTCATTTCCACTTATGGACCTGGAATCTTTGACAAGCCAAAGAAAAACTTGTGTCCATCAGGTTCCACTCGCTCTTCAACTCGTTGCTTTCGCTAG
- the LOC108466040 gene encoding uncharacterized protein LOC108466040, translating into MNSLGDFAAFGNLSVEETCPKKVKFRDKERDILVGESSKSGFEKANDKENIDILECDIQKTIVNGMPSIIFFDPIHRILIQSMSNTVILKILGRNIGFSVLQNKIYSIWKPSAPFHMMDIENGYFLVKFQNYIDCEKALSECPWIIFGQYLTVQHWTMAFDPAQAFPSVVMTWIRFPALPSYLYNRKIITDIENFVGKVVKLDMNTDSRTRGCFSRLAVYINLNEPLVSQILINGREQRVEYESLSTICFHCGRYGHVESICNFKVAEASMRVNGDSPVEESRYQNLNVEATEKKDGN; encoded by the exons ATGAATTCTCTCGGTGATTTTGCTGCTTTTGGAAATTTATCTGTGGAAGAGACGTGCCCTAAGAAGGTCAAATTCAGAGACAAAGAG AGGGATATACTAGTCGGTGAATCATCAAAGAGTGGCTTTGAAAAAGCGAATGATAAGGAGAATATAGATATTTTAGAATGTGACATTCAAAAAACTATTGTGAATGGAATGCCTTCCATCATATTTTTTGATCCAATCCATCGGATCCTTATTCAAAGCATGAGCAATACTGTAATCTTGAAAATTCTTGGTCGCAATATCGGTTTTTCAGTGTTGCAGAATAAAATCTATTCTATATGGAAACCTTCAGCCCCTTTTCATATGATGGACATTGAGAATGGCTACTTTTTAGTCAAATTTCAAAACTATATAGACTGTGAAAAGGCTCTCTCGGAATGCCCGTGGATAATTTTTGGCCAATACTTAACTGTCCAGCATTGGACAATGGCTTTTGATCCTGCTCAGGCGTTTCCAAGTGTTGTGATGACATGGATTAGATTTCCCGCTCTACCAAGTTATCTCTACAACCGCAAAATTATTACTGATATCGAAAATTTTGTGGGAAAAGTGGTCAAGCTTGACATGAACACTGATAGTAGAACAAGAGGATGTTTTTCCAGATTAGCGGTGTATATTAATTTAAATGAACCTCTAGTGTCGCAAATCTTGATCAATGGTCGTGAACAAAGAGTTGAATATGAATCCCTCTCCACAATCTGCTTTCATTGTGGAAGGTATGGACATGTGGAAAGTATATGCAATTTTAAGGTTGCTGAAGCTTCGATGAGAGTGAACGGAGACTCACCGGTGGAAGAATCGAGGTACCAAAATTTGAACGTTGAAGCTACTGAGAAGAAAGATGGTAACTAA